The following coding sequences lie in one Candidatus Nitrospira allomarina genomic window:
- a CDS encoding tetratricopeptide repeat protein encodes MSIDFEHVINDAICQGAWDVVYAEARKWSGQADCGPLPYFALNVVCMLRGDFAEAWKIYPRAFGEEADVQLLQEWMARLRVQGSDAPNFLLFEGVFYTQSGRLEEAVASYEQVGALAPDSPYPYFFLAQIYQAKDRIDQAVKAYREAIKRDPSYVAARLKLGVAYQDQGQLEMAIPQYREVLKLRPDDAFGHTNLACALAEQGKIEPAIEEYKKALQIDPHDAEVHFALGGLYENKGRLDLAKRQYEEALRLEPNFAPAATAIGWFLYDKGQDDFAMDYFSRALKANPDDAQATFGVGRIYEEKRKPELAVQHYQRALTLEKDPDKKMRILNFMDKLLG; translated from the coding sequence ATGAGTATAGATTTTGAGCATGTAATTAATGACGCCATTTGCCAGGGAGCATGGGATGTGGTCTACGCAGAGGCACGAAAGTGGTCTGGACAGGCTGATTGCGGGCCGTTGCCCTATTTCGCGCTGAATGTCGTGTGCATGTTGCGGGGAGATTTTGCCGAAGCGTGGAAGATCTATCCTCGGGCTTTTGGAGAAGAGGCCGATGTGCAACTGCTTCAGGAATGGATGGCACGCTTGCGGGTTCAGGGGTCAGATGCGCCGAATTTTTTGTTATTTGAAGGAGTGTTTTATACACAATCCGGAAGGTTGGAGGAGGCGGTGGCCAGTTATGAACAAGTAGGAGCGTTGGCTCCCGACTCTCCCTATCCATACTTTTTCCTGGCGCAAATTTATCAGGCCAAAGATCGCATCGATCAGGCCGTTAAAGCCTACCGCGAAGCAATTAAGCGGGACCCCTCTTATGTGGCCGCTCGCCTCAAACTCGGGGTGGCCTATCAGGATCAAGGGCAGTTGGAGATGGCCATTCCACAATATCGGGAAGTCCTGAAGCTCCGTCCCGATGATGCCTTTGGGCATACCAATCTGGCCTGTGCCTTAGCGGAACAAGGTAAAATTGAGCCGGCGATTGAAGAATATAAAAAGGCGTTGCAGATTGATCCTCATGATGCTGAAGTTCATTTCGCCTTGGGAGGCCTTTACGAAAACAAGGGGAGACTGGATTTGGCGAAACGACAGTACGAAGAAGCCCTTCGGCTGGAACCAAACTTTGCGCCGGCCGCGACCGCGATTGGCTGGTTTTTATATGATAAGGGGCAAGACGATTTTGCCATGGATTATTTCAGTCGAGCGCTCAAAGCAAACCCAGATGATGCCCAAGCGACATTCGGGGTTGGCCGTATCTATGAAGAAAAGCGCAAGCCGGAATTGGCGGTGCAGCATTATCAGCGGGCACTGACTTTAGAAAAAGACCCGGATAAGAAGATGCGCATTCTCAATTTTATGGATAAATTGCTTGGATAA
- the serC gene encoding 3-phosphoserine/phosphohydroxythreonine transaminase, with the protein MSRIFNFSAGPAILPEEVLKQAQTELPDWRGSGASIMEMSHRGKEFVSVAAEAEQDVRDLLGVPANYKVLFLQGGASTQFATIPMNILRGKSKADYILTGAWGKKAVSDAKKYCVVNVAASSESDKFTSIPPFEGWALSQDAAYVHYTPNETIGGVEFHWVPDTGEVPLVADFSSTILSRPIDVSRFGIIYAGAQKNIGPAGLTLVIVRDDLIGNALPITPSVYDYAKQAEADSMLNTPPTYAVYIAGLVFKWLKKQGGLSAMSAINQRKAGKLYAAIDGSRFYRNPVEKASRSWMNVPFVLANPDLDKAFLAGATEAGLTTLEGHRSVGGMRASIYNAMPEAGVDALIDFMADFEKRKA; encoded by the coding sequence ATGTCGCGGATATTCAACTTTAGTGCGGGTCCGGCGATCTTGCCGGAAGAAGTGTTAAAGCAGGCTCAGACCGAATTGCCGGATTGGCGTGGGTCTGGTGCATCAATCATGGAAATGAGCCATCGTGGGAAAGAGTTTGTCTCGGTGGCTGCAGAAGCCGAGCAAGATGTCCGCGATTTATTGGGAGTACCTGCTAATTATAAAGTGCTTTTTTTGCAAGGCGGGGCGTCCACGCAATTTGCCACCATTCCCATGAATATTTTACGTGGGAAAAGTAAAGCTGATTACATTTTAACCGGTGCGTGGGGCAAAAAAGCTGTAAGCGATGCAAAAAAATACTGTGTGGTCAATGTTGCAGCATCTTCCGAAAGCGATAAATTTACGAGTATTCCGCCATTTGAAGGTTGGGCATTAAGTCAGGATGCCGCCTATGTGCATTACACGCCCAACGAAACGATCGGTGGGGTTGAATTTCACTGGGTCCCAGATACCGGCGAGGTGCCGTTAGTTGCCGATTTTTCATCCACTATTTTATCGCGTCCCATTGACGTCAGTCGCTTCGGAATCATTTATGCTGGCGCACAAAAAAATATTGGCCCGGCCGGATTGACATTAGTGATTGTGCGGGACGACCTCATTGGGAATGCGTTGCCGATTACCCCAAGCGTGTACGATTATGCCAAACAAGCAGAAGCGGATTCTATGTTGAATACACCGCCAACTTATGCCGTGTATATTGCCGGATTGGTGTTTAAATGGTTAAAAAAACAAGGTGGGCTTTCGGCGATGAGTGCCATTAATCAACGGAAGGCTGGCAAACTCTATGCAGCAATTGATGGGTCTAGATTTTACCGGAATCCCGTAGAAAAGGCCTCTCGATCCTGGATGAACGTCCCCTTCGTCTTGGCCAATCCGGATTTGGATAAGGCCTTTCTTGCAGGAGCGACAGAGGCAGGATTAACCACACTTGAAGGCCATCGATCTGTTGGCGGAATGCGGGCCAGTATTTATAACGCGATGCCTGAAGCTGGCGTTGATGCGTTGATTGATTTTATGGCGGATTTTGAGAAACGCAAAGCCTAA